GATTTAAGGGAAGACTAAGCTATCAGAAACGTGAACACTGAGCAGTGCCCACAGCCAGTAGCTGCGCACAGGGCCAAAggtgagcagggaggaaaacattctgcacattttttctAGTAGAAAAGGTCCCAGTGAGCATCTTGTAACGTAGAAAGCTCAGGCCATGGCCTTATAGCAGTCCTGTCTCTAGAGCTGCAGCCTAACAAAACTGCAAGTGGTGAAGCAAAAGCTGCTTGCAGTTTAAGTTAGGGACAAGCTGTCTGAACTAGTCCTGGCTTCATTCTGTTGTGGATCAACAAAGTGAACAATATCCTCCAGGTTGCTTCACTGACTTCAGCTGACTGAAATGCTGCTCTGGTACTTTGTGTGCTGATCTCAGTGAGCAGTGCCTGCACCTTCTCTAGTTAGGACAGGCTCAGTGGAGGCCTGAGAGCGCAGCGTGCATCTCAAGAGGGGCCCATGGTGCTCTGGTGTACTGCTgacctctcttctcctctcctagTTTGCCTGCTCTGCCTTGTGGCTGTGATTCACACCTCGCTGAGTGCTGCCTTTGCACTTCCTGGCTTTGTGTGCTAATCCCTGTCTGTACCAGACGAATGCTTAGCTTGTTCTTGGCAAAGCAAGCTGAAGGCTGGCTCAGGGCAGGAGCATTAGCTCAGGTGTCACTTCAGTATCACTGTGCCCGAAAGAAAGGGTATTTTTGTAGCATACCTACCCTGATCCCTAGCTTGAGGGGAATACATTTAGCAGTTCTCTAATACCAAAGtgcatttgaaaggaaaacGTACTCCTGCAAACAAAGACTTTTATTAAATGTGGCATCCTTGTACCAGAACAGCAGCTGTCCCAGACCAACAGGCCTTGCCAGGCTGAAGAACAAGTTTAGGAATGCTTTTGTCCACtcgtttgtttttctttttgttttgaagtgctTTTTGGCTCACTGGCTTTACTAGCATTCCCAATTTCTCCCTTCAGGACATCTAGCAATGTCTGAGAACTCTCCAGAAtctgggaaagaaggaaataaaaacagcttatttttttaCATCAACTAAACAGTTCTTTCTGAATTCACCTGATCTACCTTGGAGCAAGAGGGACTCTCCATCCCTTAGGATGTTACACCACTGAGAATTAGGTATTCTGTCTCACTGCAGGAATATCTGTGGAGGAATTTCTCTGGTTTATGCCCATTTTCTGAATAAGAAATAACTTAAGCAGTTTATCAGTCTTCAAACACCGGGCAGAGAacttcctgctgcagcaggctgtggaCTAAACTTTAGTTTTTAAGAGATGCTGATACTTGGGCTTTTTAGATCAGTATTAGAATAGTACTCAGACACAGTTTCAACTGTCTTCTACTACTAAAACTGCACACTTTAGGTTTCTTGCTTCAAGATGTTACTCAACTCCACAATGACCTTAAGTCAGACTAAATCTTcctgcttttattcattttcttttgcttttagctTGTTTTATATAATTTAGCACTCCAACTTGTGGTGCGTTAGGATACAAGGCTATGCTAGGCTTAGAAAATCTTGTTGCCTGTCCATCTCTCCGTTGTAAAGTTTTAACACGGTGGACAACTGTAACAAAATGTTATAACAGGGTTATAGTCCCAAAGATCATTTTTACACTCCTATAAACTTGTGGAAATCATTAAGTGGTCAGAGAAGAGATGAAGGCAAGTGCCCCGCAGGCCGAGACGCCAGTAGAAGTTGGTGGGATCTTGTCGTCTGTGTCCATGGAAGAATGCGGTGGATGGGGACGGAGTCCTGCAACTCATGGGCTGGGGAAAGGCAAGGAGTATGATTACAGACAAGAGATGGAAATCCACAGGAAAGGAACTTTGTTACTTGTTTCTATTTGCAGGATGTCTGCATTTCCTCTCCTAACCACCTTGGCTCTTTACCTACTGTGACTTTGTCTTCTAATTTCAATAAACATGAATTTGTTTGTAGGATAGGGGGTTGTGACTTGTATCTCAGGGAAGGTTTCTTTTAGAACCTGTGCTGTTGTTTCTGTAGCTTTACAACAAAATTGCTAAGCTGTTACAATTTTTATGTGAGTTGTCCCCTTCACCCTAAACCAGCAGGTCTTGAAGCAGGCAGAGAAATCAGCTCCAGCTTCATCTGaaaacagctgctgccaggaagGCTGGCCAGAAGGCACTGGCCTGAGGAGATAAGATGATTCAATGCTTATAGCAGTTGTTGccttcaaaaaagaaatgggagaagGGAAAATTTAGGCAACTACCTGGAAAGAGCTCTTTTCAAAAGCTGATTGGcgttttattttgaaagctaaCTCAGCTGTTACCCTGTCAGCGGAATGAAGCAGTCCCTGCCCAGAGGTTCCAAATCCAGGAAGGGTGAAGGGGCTGAGCCATCCCGCAACAGAAATGACAGCGATGCTCAGCCcttgtgctgctgggctgcctcctgccccctgGCTGCTCTCACATTCCTGCCCTTTCAGTGCCGATATGGCAGATGCTGCCTCACGGAAAGACAGAAGATGAAATTACGTGAAAGTGAAGCAAAAAGAGCGCAGGGCCGACAGTTCTGGCATGGGTTTGTTGTTACCTGCGTGGATTCCTGTGGTCTTCTGGCCGTGTCTggtttcctccttttcctttcccctctcccgAACAGGCTTGGTGAGGGGGCCTTTCGCAGGGTTTGGTGGCCCAGGGCCCATTTTCCTCTATTTCCACATAGTGCggctccccccacccctgctCAGCCGGgggcagcccagcagagccccgaGACCACCCCGacccccctttcccccctcaGGCCGTGTGCCGGGCCCGTTACCTTGCCGTAGGCCGCCTCTGTCTCGGCGATGCTCCTGTCCAGCTCGCTGCGTGCAGCCAGGTGCCCGGCCAGGCTCTCGTTGGTGCGGGCCAGCCGCTGGCTCAGCGCCCCGAGCCTCGCCTGCAGCCGCCCGcgctccgcctcctcctcccggATCCGCTCGCTCAGCTCGTCCCGCCGGGCCCGCAGCTCCgccagccctgcccggcccggcccggcccgtcAGCCCCCGGCTTGGCACGGCACAGCCCGGCCCCGTTcacccgcccggccccgctcaccCTCCAGCAGCGCCGCGTTGTAGCCCTGCAGCGCCGCGCCCGCCTCGCCCATGGcggctcccggcccggccccgccaacggccccgccgcgctccgccTCTTCCTGAGGCGCGGCCCGCATGGAGCCgccggcggccgcggggctctCGGCGGCCTGGCACCGGCTCAGCACCGCCCTGGTGCCGCCCGCGGCCCTGGGGCTGGTGAGCGGGGTCGGCCGGGGGAGGGCCGGAgggggggagccgcggggggcggggggcagccGCCTGTGCCGCAGCCGCAGCCGCCCTCGGtttggggccgggggggagccgggggagTTGTGGTGCCTGAGGGGGTCCCGGGTCCGGTCCCGGTCCCTCCGCTCTCGGGGCCGGTTTTGTGTTCGCCCTCTCGCCCTGACGAGGTGCCGTGGCCCAAACGCCCTCCGTGGTGGTGGAACAGTGGCCAAAACCATCGCTGCTTCCTCCCCCGGTGCTGCGGCTCTCTGCCGGGTTGCGCCCTGCAGGAGGCAGTTTTGGGGTTTTGTCGCAGGGCCTGGTGTTTTGGGGGGCACAGCATCTGCCTGTGCCTCCTGCAGCGGCCACCGAGGGGACCGCGTTTGGGAACTGGGCCTCTGAGGTGGATGCTGGGCTTCCAGCAGTGCTCTGAGACCCTGGCACCCACCGGGTGCTGTTCAGCAGGGCCGGTGTGCGTTTGGTCCCCACTCTGTGCATTTGGCCACAGATCCACCTACAGAAGCGTGCGTGTGCTTGACGTGCTGTCCCCTCTGCTTTCCAGGCAGCGCCAAGGTCTGATCCTGTGGGGCCGCTGAAGGATGCCGACCTGCGGGCTGCCCTGGAGGTGCTGCGCTGTTACGACCTGCACTCGATCGTGGAAGAGTGGTTCATCGAGGTGTTGCAGACGGACCTCCAGGCAAATATAGCCCCCGAGTTCTGGAACTGCATTGGCCAGTATGAAAACACAGCGGAGGAGCCTCAGTGCTCCTCGCTCCTTCTGGACGCGTTTTGTCTTCTCAAGTGCCGCCTGGACCCCTACCTGAACAGCCTGGAGCTCCTGGAGAGATGGACCAAGGCGGGcttgctgctggggacaggcgCTCAGATGCTGCAGGAGAAGGTCTACACCATGTTCAAAGctatcctttttttctccaccaCAAAGTCCTTCCAAGAAATGATCCAGCAGTTCTATAGCCGCACTTTCCGGATATACATGCGGCagtggaagaaaggagaagaaggaatgAACGAGTGTGAGAGCAGCATGAGTGAGAACGAGCAAGAGAGTGATACGGAGGAGGGCGGAGGAGAGAGCCAGGTGTGCGCAGGCTGCGGCAGTAAGAGGGAGCAGTGCTGGTGTCCCAAAGCCATGGAGCAGTTTCAGCAGCTCAATGACATTCTGTACGTATGTTATGAGGTGGTGCTGTCTCAAGAACAAGCAGATAGTCCAGggagggtggcagcagcagctcttgtaTCTGAAAACTGGAGGAGTTGTGCATGGGGTTATGCAGGCAGTGACATAGTACTGCCTAGGGAACTTTACACAGTTTCTTTGGCTGCTGGCTAGCTGGTGGCTGAACTAGAGCAGATCTTTAGACTGAAGTTCTTTTTACTGGCTGTGGGAATATCACTGTCTTTTTTAAGGCCTTCTGTTCCAAATAAGCAAAATTCTCTAAATGAAAAAACTTCCGATAGCTAGAATATAATGCTTCTGAATGAGATGGGACAGCAGTAGTTTCATCTATCATATATGTAGTGCATCTGTGCAGGCTCTCAGAGTGTTTAAATTTGAAACTGTCCCTGCATCTATGGACCACGCAGGGAGACAGATGCCTTCAGTTAGttagattttctttatttgcttgtaCTTTTGCTTTTGGTCACTCTGAATTGGGTCTCTCTCTGTATCTGCAGCCGCCGGCTGAATTTGCTGGAGAGAGTGAGCGCCGATGCTGTCACAACCATCTTGCACAGGATGATCGAGGAGAGGATGGAGCAGAGATGCAGGGGCGAATATGAGCACTCTTTCCTGAATGAGTTCCAGGAGGTGAGGAAGGTGGGGGGGCAGTCAGGGCCCTTGCTCTGGAGATGTGGAGCTGCTCCTGTTactggcagagctgctcaggcCAAATTCCTGATTTCACCTGAAAATGCCTGTTCCTGGGCTGTGACTTCCTGGGCAAAAGAGGAGTGGTTAAAACTTTCCATATTGATTTAATGC
This region of Anas acuta chromosome 20, bAnaAcu1.1, whole genome shotgun sequence genomic DNA includes:
- the LOC137842753 gene encoding microtubule nucleation factor SSNA1-like isoform X1, with product MRAAPQEEAERGGAVGGAGPGAAMGEAGAALQGYNAALLEGLAELRARRDELSERIREEEAERGRLQARLGALSQRLARTNESLAGHLAARSELDRSIAETEAAYGKATTAISIESSYLLRPVPSGQPSWQQLFSDEAGADFSACFKTCWFRVKGTTHIKIVTA
- the LOC137842753 gene encoding microtubule nucleation factor SSNA1-like isoform X2; protein product: MRAAPQEEAERGGAVGGAGPGAAMGEAGAALQGYNAALLEGLAELRARRDELSERIREEEAERGRLQARLGALSQRLARTNESLAGHLAARSELDRSIAETEAAYGKPMSCRTPSPSTAFFHGHRRQDPTNFYWRLGLRGTCLHLFSDHLMISTSL
- the LOC137842753 gene encoding microtubule nucleation factor SSNA1-like isoform X3 → MRAAPQEEAERGGAVGGAGPGAAMGEAGAALQGYNAALLEGLAELRARRDELSERIREEEAERGRLQARLGALSQRLARTNESLAGHLAARSELDRSIAETEAAYGKILESSQTLLDVLKGEIGNASKASEPKSTSKQKEKQTSGQKHS